The Phycisphaeraceae bacterium genome segment ATGTCAACAAGGATTTATCGAAAATCGTGATAATTCGATTGTTTAGCGTGGGTATGGGTGCAGACCGCTTCAGCCTGAGAATCTCCGACGCGGCTGGCTTCGCAGGCCCGGACCCCGGCGACAAGGAGTCTTAGCAATGGTCAAGGGTCACGCCCGCATTCAGGACACACGGTTGACGAAACAAGCCCCCTGAGGTCGTACCCGCACCGGCAATGTCCGTGACGTGGCTGCCGGTCAGGGCAGCATCGCCAGCACCACGCCGTGAGGATGAGCACAAGAGCCATCGGAACCCAGAGCGGAACGAATACCGCATCGATTCGCGAATCTCCGCCTATCCCCGGCAAGAGGTACCAGCCGACTTCCGGACGTGCCAGCTGAATGTGCCAATAGCTGTCGAGCAGGGGCAGTCCAGGCCCTCCAATAGGCCATTGAACGAACAACGTACCCCACTCCAGGATTACCATCCTCTGAGTCGGGCTTATTCGTGCAACGAGCCTGAACATGCTCAGCATGATGGCTGCCAGCAGCAAGAGCGATATCACCAGGCCCAGCCATGCTCCGAAGTGTGTCAGCCGCTTCATAGCTGCCTCACGATCGACAGTCGCCCGGTATCTCTGCGGGCGTAGTCGAAATCGTGGCGATGAGCACATCGTCCTCGGCCGCTCCAACCCGGCGCATCGAGATCCGCTGCAACGCGGCCGCGGGAATGCTCCCAGGAGCAGGTACTTCGTCCAACACCCACCTGAGCGCATCCTCCCCGAGCAGGCGGCCGTTGGCGTCCCGGCCCTCAATTGCTCCATCGGTGTACAGCACAAGAACGGCCCCGGGACCGATGCGGGCCTCAACCTCGTCTGCCTCGTATTCCCCCGGTGCAAACGGACCGAGGATCGCGGCTGTGGGGCGAATGGTGGAAACGGACCCATCGGTCGCACGCAGCATCGGCGGGGGGTGACCGGCGATGCACAGACGGGCGCACCCATCCGGCCAAATGCGAGCCGCCGCGGCCGTCGCGAAGACCGACTCGTCCGCCAGCGTCAGGTGCACGTAGCGGTTGAGGGCGCGGACGAGTTCCGAAGGCGCAGCGCTCTCGGACTCGGCAAGGAGCCGCTTGATCTCACCGTGCAGGCGGTTCACGGCCAGGGCCGCGGCGACACCGTGCCCCGTGACATCAATCATGATCACCAGTAGCGACCCGTCGCGCCCGCGTACCAGGTCGAGGAAGTCGCCGCCGATCTGCCGCATCGGTTCGTACGCGTACTCCAGCCGGATCGGGCCCGTTCGCACGGGCGCCGGAAAGAGCCGCTCGTGCAGGCGACGCGCCATCGCGAGTTCCCGCTCGACCTCGGCGTACCGCGCGCCCGCCATCCTCAGCCCAAGCGTTTCCCGCAGTCTCCCGGCGCGGAGGACAGTCACCGCGACGCCGGGAATGCCCGCGAGAAGCGGGAGGCTTAGGCCAAGCGCGACCGAGCCCCCCAGGTCCCGCGAGCCCGACGAGACCAGCGGCGCGAGAGCCGCCCACGCGATCGGCGGAAGGCACGCCTCGAGCACGGTCCACGGCACGATGATCGCCGCGGCGCTGTGAAGCAAGACCATGAACCCCGCGAGCGCCACGATCGGGCTCACGTGAACCCCCAGTCCGAGCGCGTGCATCGCCCGGTCGGCGCCCTTGGACAGATCCTCGGTTCCCTGCCCCTGGCTGAGCGCCGCCATCGTGACAATCCAGATTGTCCGCCACACCAGGGCACGGAGCGTCAACTGCTGAAGCCGGCGCTTCCGGATCCGCGGCAAAACGATGATCGCGACACCAGTCGCGAGACCCACGATCACCCAGGCCCGCCCGGCTCGTGTGTCGGGCTCTGGGAGAACCGACGAGCGCAGCCACCACTGGATCCCGGCAAGCAGGATGAGCAGCAGGCCGACGACGGTTCCGAACGACGCCACACGCTGGCGCAGCAGGCCGAGTCGCGCCTCGTCCATCTCCCGTTGGGAAAGTTCGAGGCTGGGGGACATGGAATGGCCGTCGCGCATCGAAAGAGCATACTGAGTTCCCAGGTGGGCGAAGGCGACGCCGTGTTGCGAAGGGCACGAGCGCCGGGCGCGCGCACACCCGCGATCGGAGACCTTTCCGTATAATGACGGAATGCCTCATCCCCATCCCCAGCCGGACTCCAATCGCCTTCCGAATCCGGTGGAGCCGCTCGAACTGGCCGAGTTCGAGACCAAGTTGTCGGTGCGCAACCTGCGTCCCGAGGACTTCGACGCGATCGTGTCGCTCCAGTCGCGGTGCTTCCCCGGGATGACGACCTGGGGGGCCGAGCAGATCAACAGCCAGCTGCGGACATTCCCCGAAGGCCAGTTCTGCGTCGAGTACGACGGCCGGATCGTCGCCTCGGCCAGCAGCCTCATCGTCGACTTTGAGCGCCACGAGCACTGGCACGACTGGAAGATCATCTCGGACTCGGGGTACATCCGAAACCACGACGCCCTCGGCGACACGCTCTACGGGATCGAGATCATGGTCGATCCCGAGTTCCGCGGGCTGAAACTCGCGCGCCGGCTCTACGAGGCGCGCAAGCAGCTCGCCCGCGCCCGCAACATCCGCCGGATCATCATCGCGGGCCGGATCCCCGGCTACAACGCCCAGGCCGATCGCATGTCCGCCTCGGAGTACACCGACCACGTCATCGCCAAGAAACTCTTCGACCCCGTCCTCACGGTGCAGCTCTCCAACGGCTTCGCGCTCAAGGGGCTGATCCCGAACTACTTCCCGAGCGACACCGCCTCGCGCGGCTACGCGACCTTCCTCGAATGGACCAACCTCGACTACGTCAAGGATCCGAACCAGCGGTTCCAGGCGGTCACCCGGGTCCGCCTCTGCCTCGCGCAGTACATGATGCGACGCGTCACGAGCTTCGACGAGTTCGCCAAGCAGTGCGAGTTTATCGTCGACGTCGGCTCCGACTACAAGAGCGACTTCGTCGTGTTCCCTGAACTGTTCACCACGCAACTGCTGTGCCTCATCGAGACGGGCCGTCCGTCCGTCGTCGCCCGCCGGCTCGCGGAGTACACGCCCCAGTACCTCGAACTGTTCAACAACCTCGCCATCCGCTACAACGTCAACATCGTCGGCGGCTCGCAGTTCGCGGTGGAGGGCGACGACCTGTTCAACATCGCCTACCTGTTCCGGCGCGACGGCACCATCGGCAAGCAGTACAAGATCCAGATCACGCCCAACGAGGCCAGGTGGTGGGGCGTGAGCCCGGGCAACCGGGTCGAGGTCTTCGATACCGACCGCGGCAAGGTCGCCATCCTCATCTGCTACGACAGCGAGTTCCCGGAGCTCGCCCGGATCGCCGCCGGAAAGGGCGCCAAGATCCTCTTTGTCCCCTTCAACACCGACGAGCGGTACGGCTACCTCCGCGTGCGGCACTGCTCCCAGGCCCGCGCGATCGAGAACCAGATGTACGTCGCCATCGCCGGGTGCGCCGGCATGATGCCCTTCGTCGACAACGCCGACATGCACTACGCCCAGTGCGCGGTGCTCACGCCCTCGGACTTCCCCTTCGCCCGCGACGCGGTCGCGAGCGAGAGCATGCCCAATATCGAGACGGTCGTCGTCCACGACGTCGACCTCGAACTGCTCCGGCGCAACCGCATGGACGGCACCGTCCGGCCCTGGACCGACCGCCGCAAGGACCTGTACAGCGTCCGGTACATCGACCCCGAGACCGGGCCCCAGGAGGTCTGATCCCTCGGCTCTACACCCTCATCGACAGCCAGCCCCCCTGCACGAACCGCCACAGGAACATCGCCGCCCGGAGCACGATCTCGATGCACAGGCCGATCCACAGCCCCGCCAGCCCCCCGCCGGACCAGAACGGGTTGTGCATTAGGCCCCCGCCCGGCAGCGGGATGTCGGCCCCGCTCAGGGCGTACGCCAGCGGCAGGCGGATCCCATAGGTCGTGATCCAGGTGATCCACATCACGACCTTCACGTCCCCGGCCCCGCGCAGCGCGGACCGGAGCACGATCGCCACCGCGAACGGGACCTGGATCGTGCCGGTGATGAAGAGCAGTTGCGGGACGATCTCCAGGTGGATCGGCTGCGACGAGACCAGGCCGGTGATCTGGCGCGGGATGAGCATGAAAGCGGCGCCCGTCAGGGCCATGATCGCCGCGGCCAGGCCGGTGCAGGCCAGCGCCGAGCGCCGGGCCATCCGGGGGCTGCCGGCCCCGAGGTACTGCCCCGTCAGCGCCGCGGCGGCCGTGCCGAGCGAGAGGCCGGTCAGGAAGGAGAACGACTCGATCCGCACGGCCACGATGTGCGCCCCGAGCAGGCCGCTGGAATCGCCGCCGGCGCTCTGCTGGACGGCGATCCAGCCGACCATGATCGCGATCAGGAAGTTGCCGGCCCACATGCCGAGGGTCTCGAGGAAGTTCGGGAAGCCGACCCTGAGGATCCGGCGCATCGTGTGCCAATGCGGCCGCAGGCGCTTGCGCCGCAGCACGATCCCCGGCGAGCCGGAGACCAGCAGCCGCAGGATCACCGCGGCGCCCGCGGCCTGGGCGATGACAGTCCCGAGCGCGATGCCGGTCACGCCGAGGTGGAACGGGAAGGGGTTGTGGAGGATGACGTGCGTGACCTCCTGGCCGTTCACGATGGATGAGCGGGTCAGGTCGACTCCGGCGAGGATCCATGAGACGGCCATGTTGATCACGTTGACCAGGACCATGGACTTGAGCGGGCGGTAGGAGTCGCCGGCGGCGCGGGCGCATTCGATGCCCGCCGACAGGACCGACAGCATCGGGACGCCGAGGCACGAGACGAGGATGTACCGGAAGAACTCCGCCTTCGCCGGGCCGGTGAGGCTAAGGACGGACGCGAGCGGGACCGAGAGCGCGGCGACCAGGAGCGCCATGCCGACGCCGCTGATCGCGGCGAGCAGGATCGACTGCCCGAGGGCGGCGTTGGCGACGGCGAAGCGGCGGCCGCCTACGGACCGGGAGATCAGGGCGGTGGCGCCGACGCCGATGGCCATGACCACGATTCCTACCAGCCAGAGGACGTAGGCGGCGCCGCCGATCGCGTCGGTGGCCGAGGAGGAGACGCCCGCCGCGAGGACCGTGTCGGTGAGGCCCACGAGGGCGGTGAGGAAGGACTGGGCGAGGATGGGCCAGGAGAGGGTGCGGATGGCGCCCCACATGGTGAGGCCGGCGAGGCGGCCGGAGATGAGGCGGCCGTCCGGGGTGATGCCCGGGGTGCGGGGCGGGCGAGAGGGGAGGATCGGCGGCGCGACCTCGAGGGAGGGGTCGAGTGTTTCCGGGTCGAGCGGGGCGGTGATGGGGCTGGTGGTGGCCACGGGCGGGGGTCGTCTGTGAGAGCGGGCGATCGGCCGTGGCTTGGGGTGCGTGTGGGTGGGGGCGGGGGGGTCAGGTGAGGAGGCGGTCGAGCAGTTCGGGGACGCCCTGGCCGCGGGTGGCGACGGTTTCGAGGATGGGGCGGCGGCCGGCGACGTCGCGGAGGTCGCGGACGAGTTCGTTCTGGCCGGGGCTGTCGGCCTTGTTGCAGACGAAGAGGTCGGCGATTTCGAGGATGCCGGCCTTGTCCATCTGGACGGCGTCGCCCATGCCGGGGGTGAGGACGACGACGGTGCGGTCGACGTGGGTGCGGATGCGGGTCTCGTTCTGGCCGGCGCCGACGGTCTCGACGAAGACGGTGTCGAAGGGGGC includes the following:
- a CDS encoding GNAT family N-acetyltransferase, with the protein product MPHPHPQPDSNRLPNPVEPLELAEFETKLSVRNLRPEDFDAIVSLQSRCFPGMTTWGAEQINSQLRTFPEGQFCVEYDGRIVASASSLIVDFERHEHWHDWKIISDSGYIRNHDALGDTLYGIEIMVDPEFRGLKLARRLYEARKQLARARNIRRIIIAGRIPGYNAQADRMSASEYTDHVIAKKLFDPVLTVQLSNGFALKGLIPNYFPSDTASRGYATFLEWTNLDYVKDPNQRFQAVTRVRLCLAQYMMRRVTSFDEFAKQCEFIVDVGSDYKSDFVVFPELFTTQLLCLIETGRPSVVARRLAEYTPQYLELFNNLAIRYNVNIVGGSQFAVEGDDLFNIAYLFRRDGTIGKQYKIQITPNEARWWGVSPGNRVEVFDTDRGKVAILICYDSEFPELARIAAGKGAKILFVPFNTDERYGYLRVRHCSQARAIENQMYVAIAGCAGMMPFVDNADMHYAQCAVLTPSDFPFARDAVASESMPNIETVVVHDVDLELLRRNRMDGTVRPWTDRRKDLYSVRYIDPETGPQEV
- a CDS encoding MATE family efflux transporter, which encodes MATTSPITAPLDPETLDPSLEVAPPILPSRPPRTPGITPDGRLISGRLAGLTMWGAIRTLSWPILAQSFLTALVGLTDTVLAAGVSSSATDAIGGAAYVLWLVGIVVMAIGVGATALISRSVGGRRFAVANAALGQSILLAAISGVGMALLVAALSVPLASVLSLTGPAKAEFFRYILVSCLGVPMLSVLSAGIECARAAGDSYRPLKSMVLVNVINMAVSWILAGVDLTRSSIVNGQEVTHVILHNPFPFHLGVTGIALGTVIAQAAGAAVILRLLVSGSPGIVLRRKRLRPHWHTMRRILRVGFPNFLETLGMWAGNFLIAIMVGWIAVQQSAGGDSSGLLGAHIVAVRIESFSFLTGLSLGTAAAALTGQYLGAGSPRMARRSALACTGLAAAIMALTGAAFMLIPRQITGLVSSQPIHLEIVPQLLFITGTIQVPFAVAIVLRSALRGAGDVKVVMWITWITTYGIRLPLAYALSGADIPLPGGGLMHNPFWSGGGLAGLWIGLCIEIVLRAAMFLWRFVQGGWLSMRV
- a CDS encoding serine/threonine-protein phosphatase, with product MRDGHSMSPSLELSQREMDEARLGLLRQRVASFGTVVGLLLILLAGIQWWLRSSVLPEPDTRAGRAWVIVGLATGVAIIVLPRIRKRRLQQLTLRALVWRTIWIVTMAALSQGQGTEDLSKGADRAMHALGLGVHVSPIVALAGFMVLLHSAAAIIVPWTVLEACLPPIAWAALAPLVSSGSRDLGGSVALGLSLPLLAGIPGVAVTVLRAGRLRETLGLRMAGARYAEVERELAMARRLHERLFPAPVRTGPIRLEYAYEPMRQIGGDFLDLVRGRDGSLLVIMIDVTGHGVAAALAVNRLHGEIKRLLAESESAAPSELVRALNRYVHLTLADESVFATAAAARIWPDGCARLCIAGHPPPMLRATDGSVSTIRPTAAILGPFAPGEYEADEVEARIGPGAVLVLYTDGAIEGRDANGRLLGEDALRWVLDEVPAPGSIPAAALQRISMRRVGAAEDDVLIATISTTPAEIPGDCRS